The sequence CAAGTACGCAAAATCAAGGATCACCAAATCGGAAGTATGGCAAATTAAAGGCCCTCAACGTCTCCCTATAATTGAAAGTACTAGTGATTTGGGACAAAGAGCTGAGTGAGTATCCCAGTTCAGTCCTATATATTTAATCATTCTCTCGGTTCATTCCTGAATGTTTTAACTTTCTCTCGATTCAATCCTAAATATTCTAATGTTCcgattttttcacaaatatatGTTTCCAAAAAATGACACGTTTAGTCTTTCCGTCACTTTGTTCATTAAAACTAACAGTGACAAGCTAACTCAAAAGCCTAAAAGCCAAATCACAAAGTTCTAATTTTATTCTCCAacattttctttctttctcGACACACCATATGTCCATCACCGAAGAGAAGAACTCTGCTTTCTGAAACGAATCACTTGGTGCTACTGCTTCTTTCACAAAAGCAAGTTTGTGTCTCTGACAGACAATTTCGGTTtgaactagcaagtgcactaggtcaaagAATAGTAAATGGAcaatgagtccaagtatcgatcccatagAGACTGTAgttaattctcaagatttaattattttacttaatctagataaatctagataaaataataaaaagggtgtgatgaattgaataaaataagaattaaagtAAGAAATAAATATGAATATATCTAACAACTATAGATCAatgataaattcaattaaaacgagacaaccaagacacacaaaGGTATCGAGCTAATTTATGCATCCACGTGGCACAGACTGAAAATTATGTTTATTCCTATCACGGTGAATTTTCTATATTATTCaacaatctatttctagaattgcTAAACTTATTCAAGTTggacggattaattatttttaaataattctaatcaaactcaaacgcattaaatatttatgaaaattcagttttcacgtaaaaccgcatactgaaatcgaatactattttctagtcggtttaaccatatgttgattgatatatttGAAGCTATCTTTAATCAACCCTCTTTCGATTCGTGATTAATCAACAAACATGTGACTAGGTGATCAGACTATTAacaagaaatattaaactaacatcaatcattaattaaaattattcaaaatatcTTAACATAAAACCACGTGCTAAACATAAATCAGTTTAGATCCAATCTCGCGGCCTTAATTGAAAAGAAAACTACgccataaacataaaaataattcaagAAACAAGTTTAATCATCAAAAGAATAagaatgaagaagaaaaagatgaagTAGATCTCCGCGTTCTTCAATTCTTCAGCCCTAGCCGCCGTATTCCTTGTAGAATTTGAATCCTCTCGAAATCTGAtgtaatttaataatatatatatatatatatatatatatatatgcccctAGAGTCAATGGTTTATGAAATTCCTTTTCAAGAGTCCGCCAAATAAAACTTTTCTTATCGCGATCGCGTTCGAGCGGTAAAAACACCTGCTCGAGTTCACAACTATCTATTTTGGCAGCTTCGAATTTTCATCGGCCGTGCTTGAGCGGCATAAACACCCACTCGAGCACACATTTTTCTTTTTTGGCAGATTTTTGTAGCTTTTgatcgcgctcgagcggcataAATACCCGCTCGGGTGCCCAACTTCATGTCCAACAGGCATAATTcttgaaaaaattatatcaaaagTTCTAGCCGTttgatcaagccaaaatttgaACACCAGCTTTATAACATCTTATACTAGATTTTGAATGGTGAAGATTAGAGTTGGATACCTTTAGCATCGTAAATAATTTTTGGACAATTGGTGTTTCGTAATTCCTTCTTGTGCCTCTTTTCGGTGCTTAGGCTTTTCTTTTGTGCTCCaacatcatgatttcttcattGTACTTACATTCAAACCAGGAGAAACGAGAAGTAGACcgcataaataataaattaatcaaaCATAAATGACCCTAAATACATaacaaatgcatgcaaaataaactagaaaataacacaaaatactAAATAAAAACAATACTTGTCAATCTCCGAATTACTCTCTCACATCTTTTTCTCCTTGGATTGGGTCTACAGAGACCATTTTATACTGTAATTTGGGAAAATTTTCATgcataagattttttttaaaatcgaaTTTTCTGTATTTTAGTTTTGCAATGAAAGTTACTTGTTAGCATTGTAGGCTTTGGTATATGATTTTCAACCAAAGGATTTTGAAAAGAATTAGTGGTCATTGAAGCATTATTTGGTAGTAAATCTCTGAACAACCGTTAATTCGAACAAATTTTATCTACAAGGAAGCCGGAGATACATACCTTCTAAACAACATCGTCGATTTCGTTTCAAGATAGAAAGAGAAAATCGAAATAAGAAAGAATTTtgtgagtaaaaaaaaaaaaatcgatccATATTTCAGAATGTTACACAAATTAGGGTTTTAagatttgagttttgggttattttttaaaaggatATACAGTTAGTTTTAACGAGCAAAGTGACTGAAGGACCAAATCGGGAattttttggaaatatttgggaCGAGACTAGGAACGTTggaacatttaggactgaaccgttAAAATGATCAACCATTTAGGAATAAACCGGGATTTTCTTGAACAAGGGAAGTAGTGTGCCACATTACTACCTTTATTGAACAATTACTACCTTTATTGAACAATGAGCTGGTcttttgtgagacggtctcacggaTTTATATTTGTAAGACAGTCGACTTGATCTATGTTTTCagtgaaaagtaatatttttaacataaaaaaaatcatatttttcataAGTCAGGTCGGAGTTTCTTCTCAGAAACTTGACATATAAGATCGTCTTAAATGAGTTTTTGTGTTGAATGATTTTTTCGTTTACAAACTGAATACTCAGCTATATGTTTTACATTGTATATTTCTATaacttttttatatttatatgttaactTGCGGGTGTCTAGAGACATCATCGTTAATTCTTCGTGAAATCATTTTTTCCTAAGATATCTCTTcttattgtatatatattaatttatttatttgtccaATTTTCATATGTTGGATCCTTTTTGTTTTTAATCTACTAAAACAGGACAGAAAAcatttcacaaaaaaaatatagagtTGTACCTTCACGTGTGGTACAAGTATAAAATGTGGTTTGATCCTATTAGTTGTCAAGAATTTGAATGTTCCACAAATTTTCAAATACTTATCAGAATCATTTTATATGCACTAAACACATGAGTTCTCATCAGTATAACTGATCAAATTAACTGACCCGGATGATTTTGGGTTCTCATACAATTAACTCCATCAAATACCAAATTCATTTCAAAATTCCTATGTACCAAAACCTTCAAAATGATATTTCAGTTCTACTTTTCACAATTGTATGTTATCTAAACAGTGAATTAAAATTGAACTCATATagtaaaaaaatttgaactttTTTATATAAAACTAGTGAACTTTATATGCAAATACAATAAAATGAATCAATCTACAACAGCCAGCTCTTTGTATTCTTCACCAGAAATAGCAGCCTCCATGACAGATTGAGGATTCAGACGCCCCTCGTCCTCCAAAAACAGTTTCATCAGATTCTTGGAAAAACCACTCACAAGCGCAACCCCGGCCTGGTTCCCGGGCACGGGCGTCGCCTGGGAATTCCTCAAGTTCCAAAACACAATCTCAGGCACACAATCTCCGTACCCATATGCCCTAAACTTCCTCACAATGGCCTCATAATCTGTCTCCCATGGCACCATCGACGCCTGATCGAATTCCATGTCACTGAACACAAACAGCCTCTTTATCATATGATCTTCCCTCAGCCCACCATCCACAGCCACTCGCAGTATTAAATCAAAAACTTTCTGGAAATCAGTGTTGTATCCCCAATCCATGTTTCTAACAAATGATGTTTTGGATTCCAAAGAATCCCCTGCTATTATGTGAAGTTCCGGGTCATGGCTGAATGTGATGATCTTCCCTTTCCAAGGATCTTGGTTCAGTTCCGACACCAGAACACCCAGAGCAACAGAGACTTCCATCGGTATTCCCTCCATACTCCCGGAGACATCACATATAGCAAGGCAATTATTCAGTTTCCCTTTCTTTGCCAAGTCGTCCACCATTCTTTTCCACTGAAGCTCCGCCACTTGGCCGCCATCTCCGTCTCCCACTGCTGCGATAATCTCGTGTGGCAGCAAAGCACCGGCTGCGATTTTTGCTCCACCAGTCTTCACCTTGTCGAGATACTCCTGGAATCTTTCCTTGTCATGCTTCAAGAACTTTTCCTTGTACAATTTCATGGCCACGGAAGCCACCCTGTTGTAAGGAATGGATCCCCAATCATTGGCTCCTATGTAAACTTCCGGCAATTCCAAGGCCTTGCGCAGCGGCACCAGTACTTGCTTCCTCAAGCGATCCCTCACGCGATAGGCATAATGGGCGTCCTCGATTCCTTGGTATTCTGGATTCTCCTCCTTGGGAAACACTTTTCTTGCGATAGTTTCGCACAATAAGGTGATTTTATCAAAAGAAGAATCCAAAGAGGGACACCATTTTGCGGCGAGgctgatcttgaacatatcaCCCGAATTTAACATCTTCATGTCTGATCTCAAATTCTCTGCGAAAAAATCTGATACTCGATCGTGCAAGAAGTTAAAATCAGGATCTTGGTTAAATCTATCTACGACCCTTTTCGCCCAGGTGATCCTTTTTTCTTCCCTGGACAAATTCGAGTTGATTTTCTGGAAAATTTTAGGTCTTTTGGCCATTATTCTACCTGCAGCTTTTCCTCGGCCACGACGTCGTGGCGTAGCCCTTTTAACAGAAGCTTTCCTCAATTCTCGAGCATGGGCACCTTCAAGAAGACGGAAGAGGATCTCTAGCAAATCCTTGTGGTATCCGAATTTGGCGAAAGACGCGACGTTAGAAGCCAAGGTTTTGGGATGATGTTTGTAAAGCCACAAGGCAGCAGTATAGTATCCTTGTTTATCGGACTTGCCGGTTCCACGGACTCCTCGCAGATTGCAAACTAGCCTCAGTGTCTTCAAAGGGTCCTCCTTCCAGGCAAGCTGCAGAAGCTGGACCAAGTTTTCCGGAGGCGTGTCCGGGACGACATGGAAGAAGAAATCAAGCAATGGATTGCCGGAGGAAAGAAAAGTCGGGGACAGGTTCTCCGTGAGACCCATTAATGGGTGGTTAATGTTGCGGATAGTAGAAAAAGTAGTGTTGAAATTTGACACCATGAGGTCTATGAATGGATCTTTTCCGGCTGTGGCTGTGGCTGTGGCTGTGGCTGTGGCGGCGGAGGGTGGCTGGTGGTAGATCTCTGGGGGGCCGCAAAGGGTTGTCATTGATTGTATTTGTGTGATCGATGGAAGAAGCTTGTTGTGGGATATATGGAGATTGGAGAGTACATCCTGTTTGTTACTTTATATAGTGGAATTTTTACTTGGAAGCTACGCATcatcatttattattattttcaaactTCTTCCTAAAAAGTTCGTGGGCATGTCGTTCCTCATTTTAATTAgttcaatttaaaaaaatattagaattcaaattttaTATCTTTTTGGTTAAAGATGCAGAGATTTTATAGGTTATGCGTGATATATCTAACGGTTTCTATTTTTACACATAgatgtaattaattatatatattgttaaagtaacaaatcataaaacattAAATTTATCATTGagatattattcatattttatgttgaatctacctatatatatatatatcaacgaACATTGTACACGTATTATGTGTATAatacataaattaaatatttcttctATATGTGCATTTAATGATTGTAGTAgtagatttattatttttttattttttgaacacAGTTGTAGTTTTTTTATAGCCATATAATTTAATAAtgtgtaatataatataatcattTGGATAACATCATATTAAATATGTAATTCGTAGAGATCATTTGGTTGAATTATATGTATATTTCAACTTTTTTGAAAGTAGATGAAATATGTTAGttgtaatttatttatttttattaattcaaattataaaaacattaattttctAAGTTGACgggtttttttttgtaaaaattaaatagtgTCACAAAGTCGGATCACTAGAGTCTCAACcttcatataaaaataacaataataataaattatatgtttttatattctatatatatatataatcaatctTTAATATTTGTTGTTCGTTTGTTCAAGTAAATGCATTAATTTGCTCAAAAAATGTAATAAAGCACACCGACAAACTCAAGCTTCGCTTGATCTCCAAGTCTGCAATTTTTTCCCTTTGCAAATTCTGGAATTATAAAGTAATAAAATCatcttttgaaaaaatttattttatttctttgtttcttactttctttcttctctttttggtaaaaattgtttatttttaaaagacgACGCTAATACATATTGCatcataatatttaaaatcCATCGGTAAACATTTAAATCTATATCAAAACTTATAGTCATCCGATAGAAAAATCCTAAGTTTAAAAAGAAATctcggatttaattaaaactcAATTACAATAAATATCTTCCCCAACTCCAAAATAAAttaccaaaatttaaaaaatatatccaGTAACATCCAAAAGTAAAAACATTATAGAATAAGAGCTTGACTCATTATTATACAAAAAAATACAACATAATTAACTTCCTCTTTTCACTTTTAAATTCTATAGTCGAAACAATTATTTTTACCTTGCTTATTCCTTAGCAAACTTGAATATCGTTTACCAAAATCAAGTCTACTCATGTATGCAAGTAGGGGTGAACATTCGATTAATTCGGTCAAAAATCGAATCGAATTAACCAAAACCAAATTATTTTTTGGCTAATTGAACCAAACCGAATTTATGCTAAAACCGATTTAACCAAACCGAATTAAAAATGgtaaccgaattaaccgaatttttttaaaaaaaattataaaataagaaattttataaaattaataattgaaatataatatttttatcattataaaaatatattaagcttaaaaaattaaaataacaaaaatcaagtaaaatattaaagataaacacattaaaaatatattataaattatatataaggcctaataaaaataattcaaaatttaattattttataattcgattaaccgaattaaccgaatttTCTTTTAagaaaaccgaaaaccgaaccgaaataaccgatttaaccgaaattttcgaacacaaaAATCGAATTTCCGAATTAACCAAACCGAATTTTCGAATTGAGTCGGTTCGATCAGTTAATTCAGTTTAACCGAAATTTTGCTCACCCCTATATGCAAGTGTGTTaggaattattaatttaaagggaataaaatttaattatttactttaatttccaaaatattaaattcatccattattattaattaatgaaCATTAATCTCTTACATTCTTTTGATTATATATTTCCAGGAAACTATGAAAAAAAAAGTGTCCAAAAAACGATACATATCACATAGGGGGAGGATTAGACCATCTTCTCTTCATTTCAGATTTCCATCTGACTTCCTTGAATTTCCCATCCATCCCATAATCCCTTTCCATTACAAGGTTGATCCCTTCATCCGAATACCAACCAACACCAATACAGAGGATTCCATCTTTCTTTACATCCACATAGGCGGTAACGCCTCCTGGCAGCCACAGGACAGCGACATCTTGCATATCCAGCATTTCTTCCTCACCAAAGTGCACGAGACTTTCTGGGTAGCTTCTCTTTTTCAGGTTTTCCATGCAAAGATATACATAAGGCGTGTCGTCCGTTTCTTGTATTGGAATATCCTCATTATAAACTGGTGTGGCGCTTATTTCAAATACTTTCCAGGATCCGGTAAGTTGTGAGGGTTGGACTCTTCTCCTTTGGGAAAATGGCTTCAGGTCAAGCTCGGACTCGCTGTTGctacaaaaattgaaaatataagCTAAATCAAAGTCGAACAGGGAGAGGATATAATTGATAACCAAAAGCTCTTGAGAAATAGTGCAGTCCAAAGTTATTTATGAAATAGAGGAAGAACCACACATCTCTTCAGCGGAAGGCCCAACTTTTGGGTCAAGTTTTAAACATGCCAACAAATTTTCCAGTTATTCTCAAA comes from Henckelia pumila isolate YLH828 chromosome 4, ASM3356847v2, whole genome shotgun sequence and encodes:
- the LOC140864430 gene encoding uncharacterized protein, which encodes MTTLCGPPEIYHQPPSAATATATATATAGKDPFIDLMVSNFNTTFSTIRNINHPLMGLTENLSPTFLSSGNPLLDFFFHVVPDTPPENLVQLLQLAWKEDPLKTLRLVCNLRGVRGTGKSDKQGYYTAALWLYKHHPKTLASNVASFAKFGYHKDLLEILFRLLEGAHARELRKASVKRATPRRRGRGKAAGRIMAKRPKIFQKINSNLSREEKRITWAKRVVDRFNQDPDFNFLHDRVSDFFAENLRSDMKMLNSGDMFKISLAAKWCPSLDSSFDKITLLCETIARKVFPKEENPEYQGIEDAHYAYRVRDRLRKQVLVPLRKALELPEVYIGANDWGSIPYNRVASVAMKLYKEKFLKHDKERFQEYLDKVKTGGAKIAAGALLPHEIIAAVGDGDGGQVAELQWKRMVDDLAKKGKLNNCLAICDVSGSMEGIPMEVSVALGVLVSELNQDPWKGKIITFSHDPELHIIAGDSLESKTSFVRNMDWGYNTDFQKVFDLILRVAVDGGLREDHMIKRLFVFSDMEFDQASMVPWETDYEAIVRKFRAYGYGDCVPEIVFWNLRNSQATPVPGNQAGVALVSGFSKNLMKLFLEDEGRLNPQSVMEAAISGEEYKELAVVD